Proteins encoded by one window of Hylaeus volcanicus isolate JK05 chromosome 7, UHH_iyHylVolc1.0_haploid, whole genome shotgun sequence:
- the LOC128879332 gene encoding ribosomal RNA processing protein 36 homolog, which yields MSDDEDLLLNEDKDQDQIRTELSQMSFEDLQKLKEKLGTKVYNEALFGSRKVRKVDFKRENKNRPREMSAKKPVSRFREIVQIKKNIPRDPRFDGLCGTFDQKEFKKAYGFLTDVKKNDLQKLKKQLTETEDPKVIKKIKYLIQRLENQLREEQRRDHQEEKKNQDKTEIVEAIKRGEKPVFKKKTERKVLDLVSQYEELKTSGKLKKHIQRLRKKNLHKDRQKLASSEID from the exons ATGAGTGACGATGAAGATTTGCTTCTTAACGAAGACAAAGATCAA GATCAAATCAGGACGGAGCTTTCCCAGATGAGTTTCGAAGATTTGCAGAAACTTAAAGAGAAGTTGGGAACTAAAGTCTATAACGAAGCATTGTTCGGTTCGCGTAAAGTTAGAAAAGTCGATTTCAAACGGGAAAATAAGAACAGACCCCGGGAAATGTCTGCGAAGAAGCCTGTGTCTCGATTTAGGGAAAttgtgcaaataaaaaaaaatataccaagAGATCCCAGGTTCGACGGTCTCTGCGGTACGTTCGATCAAAAGGAGTTTAAAAAGGCTTACGGATTTCTCACCGACGTGAAGAAGaatgatttacaaaaattgaagaaacaatTAACGGAAACAGAGGATCCAAAAGTAATAAAGAAGATTAAATATCTTATTCAACGACTGGAAAATCAATTACGCGAAGAGCAGAGGCGAGATCACcaagaggaaaagaagaatCAAGACAAGACAGAGATAGTAGAAGCCATTAAACGGGGTGAAAAGCCTGTTTTCAAAAAGAAGA CTGAGAGAAAAGTTTTGGATTTAGTTTCTCAATACGAGGAGCTGAAAACTTCTGGTAAATTGAAGAAGCACATTCAAAGGTTGCGCAAGAAGAATCTACACAAGGACCGACAGAAACTAGCGTCATCGGAAATCGATTGA